One window of the Betta splendens chromosome 21, fBetSpl5.4, whole genome shotgun sequence genome contains the following:
- the mid1 gene encoding E3 ubiquitin-protein ligase Midline-1 isoform X1 codes for METLESELTCPICLELFEDPLLLPCAHSLCFNCAHRILISHCTPSEPIQSISAFQCPTCRYVITLNQRGLEGLKRNVTLQNIIDRYQKASLSGPNSPSETRRERAVPDGKAMTSPGERVQCQFCEQDPPQDAVKTCVTCEVSYCDECLKATHPNKKPFTGHRLIEPLLDSHLRGLMCLEHEGEKVNMYCVTDEQLICALCKLVGRHRDHQVAALSDRYDKLKRPPDRLLCLGRDRSQQEAHQQALDSSLSSLIKRTSELESLMSRLIQTCQHVEVNASRQENKLLEECDLLINIIQQRRQIIGTKIKEGKSMRLRKLAQQIAGCKQCIERSSSLISQADQTLKETDHARFLQTAKSICERVSMATASSQILLPEINLNDTFDSFALDFTREKKMLESLDYLTAPSPPAIREELSTASYDTITVHWTSEDEFSVVSYELQYAIFTSQSNVVSLCNSADSWMIVPNIKQNHYTVHGLQSGTKYIFIVKAINQAGNRSSEPGKLKTNSQPFKLDPKSAHRKLRVSHDNMTVERDETSSKKSHSQDRFSGHSSYGVTGNVYIDSGRHYWEALIGGSTWFAVGIAYKSAPKHEWVGKNSASWVLARCNNSWVARHNSREAPIEPLPHLRRLGVLLDYDSGSLSFHDAVASQHLHTFDIDFAQPACPVFNVWNRSLTVLTGLPIPDHLEGTDYN; via the exons ATGGAAACGCTGGAGTCGGAGCTGACCTGCCCAATCTGCCTGGAGCTCTTCGAGGACCCGCTGCTCTTGCCCTGCGCTCACAGCCTCTGTTTCAACTGTGCCCACCGGATCCTGATCTCCCACTGCACGCCCAGCGAGCCCATTCAGTCCATCAGCGCCTTCCAGTGCCCCACCTGTCGCTATGTCATCACCCTGAACCAGAGGGGTCTGGAGGGACTCAAACGCAACGTGACCCTGCAGAACATTATAGACCGCTACCAGAAGGCTTCTCTGAGCGGACCCAACTCTCCGAGCGAGACCCGGCGGGAGCGGGCCGTCCCCGACGGCAAAGCCATGACTTCCCCCGGCGAGCGGGTGCAGTGCCAGTTCTGCGAGCAGGACCCCCCCCAGGACGCGGTGAAGACCTGCGTGACCTGCGAGGTGTCGTACTGCGACGAGTGCCTGAAGGCCACGCACCCCAACAAGAAGCCCTTCACGGGCCACCGTCTGATCGAGCCTCTGCTGGACTCCCATCTGCGAGGCCTGATGTGTCTGGAGCACGAGGGCGAGAAGGTCAACATGTACTGCGTGACGGACGAGCAGCTGATCTGCGCTCTGTGCAAGCTGGTGGGACGACACCGGGACCACCAGGTAGCGGCGCTCAGCGACCGCTACGACAAGCTGAAG AGACCTCCCGACCGCTTACTCTGTTTGGGACGTGATCGCTCTCAGCAGGAGGCGCACCAG CAAGCCTTGGATtccagcctcagcagcctcaTCAAGAGGACCAGTGAGTTGGAAAGTCTGATGAGCAGGCTCATCCAAACCTGCCAGCACGTGGAG GTGAACGCGTCGCGACAAgaaaacaagctgctggaggagtgtGACCTGCTGATTAACATCATACAGCAGCGGAGACAAATCATAGGCACCAAGATAAAGGAGGGAAAG TCCATGCGGCTGAGGAAGCTAGCCCAGCAGATCGCCGGCTGCAAGCAGTGCATCGAGAGgtcctcctccctcatctcgCAGGCCGACCAGACTCTGAAGGAGACGGACCACGCTCGCTTCCTTCAGACGGCTAAAAGCATCTGTGAGAG AgtgtccatggcaacagcatcgTCTCAGATTCTGTTACCAGAAATTAACCTGAATGACacttttgatagttttgctttggACTTCACGAGGGAGAAGAAAATGCTAGAAAGCCTGGATTATCTGACAG CGCCGAGTCCGCCGGCGATCCGCGAGGAACTGTCCACAGCCTCATACGACACCATCACAGTTCACTGGACGTCCGAGGACGAGTTCTCCGTGGTGTCGTATGAGCTCCAGTACGCCATCTTCACCAGCCAGTCCAACGTTGTCA GTTTGTGTAACTCTGCTGACAGCTGGATGATCGTACCAAACATCAAACAAAACCACTACACCGTGCACGGACTCCAGTCGGGCACCAAGTACATTTTCATTGTGAAAGCCATAAACCAGGCCGGAAACCGGAGCAGTGAACCAGGGAAGCTGAAGACCAACA GCCAACCGTTCAAACTGGACCCAAAGTCCGCTCACCGGAAGTTGAGGGTGTCCCACGACAACATGACAGTGGAGCGGGACGAGACCTCGTCCAAGAAGAGCCACAGTCAGGACCGCTTCTCCGGCCACAGCAGCTACGGGGTCACGGGGAACGTCTACATCGACAGCGGCCGCCACTACTGGGAGGCTCTGATAGGAGGAAGCACGTG GTTCGCAGTGGGCATCGCGTACAAGTCGGCGCCAAAGCACGAGTGGGTGGGCAAGAACTCGGCCTCCTGGGTCCTGGCCCGCTGCAACAACTCGTGGGTGGCGCGTCACAACAGCAGGGAGGCGCCCATCGAGCCCCTGCCCCACCTGCGGCGCCTCGGCGTGCTGCTGGACTACGACTCCGGGTCGCTGTCGTTCCACGACGCCGTGGCCTCCCAGCACCTGCACACGTTCGACATAGACTTCGCTCAGCCAGCGTGCCCCGTGTTCAACGTGTGGAACCGGAGTCTGACGGTGCTCACGGGGCTGCCCATCCCGGACCACTTGGAGGGGACGGACTACAACTAG
- the mid1 gene encoding E3 ubiquitin-protein ligase Midline-1 isoform X2: protein METLESELTCPICLELFEDPLLLPCAHSLCFNCAHRILISHCTPSEPIQSISAFQCPTCRYVITLNQRGLEGLKRNVTLQNIIDRYQKASLSGPNSPSETRRERAVPDGKAMTSPGERVQCQFCEQDPPQDAVKTCVTCEVSYCDECLKATHPNKKPFTGHRLIEPLLDSHLRGLMCLEHEGEKVNMYCVTDEQLICALCKLVGRHRDHQVAALSDRYDKLKQALDSSLSSLIKRTSELESLMSRLIQTCQHVEVNASRQENKLLEECDLLINIIQQRRQIIGTKIKEGKSMRLRKLAQQIAGCKQCIERSSSLISQADQTLKETDHARFLQTAKSICERVSMATASSQILLPEINLNDTFDSFALDFTREKKMLESLDYLTAPSPPAIREELSTASYDTITVHWTSEDEFSVVSYELQYAIFTSQSNVVSLCNSADSWMIVPNIKQNHYTVHGLQSGTKYIFIVKAINQAGNRSSEPGKLKTNSQPFKLDPKSAHRKLRVSHDNMTVERDETSSKKSHSQDRFSGHSSYGVTGNVYIDSGRHYWEALIGGSTWFAVGIAYKSAPKHEWVGKNSASWVLARCNNSWVARHNSREAPIEPLPHLRRLGVLLDYDSGSLSFHDAVASQHLHTFDIDFAQPACPVFNVWNRSLTVLTGLPIPDHLEGTDYN, encoded by the exons ATGGAAACGCTGGAGTCGGAGCTGACCTGCCCAATCTGCCTGGAGCTCTTCGAGGACCCGCTGCTCTTGCCCTGCGCTCACAGCCTCTGTTTCAACTGTGCCCACCGGATCCTGATCTCCCACTGCACGCCCAGCGAGCCCATTCAGTCCATCAGCGCCTTCCAGTGCCCCACCTGTCGCTATGTCATCACCCTGAACCAGAGGGGTCTGGAGGGACTCAAACGCAACGTGACCCTGCAGAACATTATAGACCGCTACCAGAAGGCTTCTCTGAGCGGACCCAACTCTCCGAGCGAGACCCGGCGGGAGCGGGCCGTCCCCGACGGCAAAGCCATGACTTCCCCCGGCGAGCGGGTGCAGTGCCAGTTCTGCGAGCAGGACCCCCCCCAGGACGCGGTGAAGACCTGCGTGACCTGCGAGGTGTCGTACTGCGACGAGTGCCTGAAGGCCACGCACCCCAACAAGAAGCCCTTCACGGGCCACCGTCTGATCGAGCCTCTGCTGGACTCCCATCTGCGAGGCCTGATGTGTCTGGAGCACGAGGGCGAGAAGGTCAACATGTACTGCGTGACGGACGAGCAGCTGATCTGCGCTCTGTGCAAGCTGGTGGGACGACACCGGGACCACCAGGTAGCGGCGCTCAGCGACCGCTACGACAAGCTGAAG CAAGCCTTGGATtccagcctcagcagcctcaTCAAGAGGACCAGTGAGTTGGAAAGTCTGATGAGCAGGCTCATCCAAACCTGCCAGCACGTGGAG GTGAACGCGTCGCGACAAgaaaacaagctgctggaggagtgtGACCTGCTGATTAACATCATACAGCAGCGGAGACAAATCATAGGCACCAAGATAAAGGAGGGAAAG TCCATGCGGCTGAGGAAGCTAGCCCAGCAGATCGCCGGCTGCAAGCAGTGCATCGAGAGgtcctcctccctcatctcgCAGGCCGACCAGACTCTGAAGGAGACGGACCACGCTCGCTTCCTTCAGACGGCTAAAAGCATCTGTGAGAG AgtgtccatggcaacagcatcgTCTCAGATTCTGTTACCAGAAATTAACCTGAATGACacttttgatagttttgctttggACTTCACGAGGGAGAAGAAAATGCTAGAAAGCCTGGATTATCTGACAG CGCCGAGTCCGCCGGCGATCCGCGAGGAACTGTCCACAGCCTCATACGACACCATCACAGTTCACTGGACGTCCGAGGACGAGTTCTCCGTGGTGTCGTATGAGCTCCAGTACGCCATCTTCACCAGCCAGTCCAACGTTGTCA GTTTGTGTAACTCTGCTGACAGCTGGATGATCGTACCAAACATCAAACAAAACCACTACACCGTGCACGGACTCCAGTCGGGCACCAAGTACATTTTCATTGTGAAAGCCATAAACCAGGCCGGAAACCGGAGCAGTGAACCAGGGAAGCTGAAGACCAACA GCCAACCGTTCAAACTGGACCCAAAGTCCGCTCACCGGAAGTTGAGGGTGTCCCACGACAACATGACAGTGGAGCGGGACGAGACCTCGTCCAAGAAGAGCCACAGTCAGGACCGCTTCTCCGGCCACAGCAGCTACGGGGTCACGGGGAACGTCTACATCGACAGCGGCCGCCACTACTGGGAGGCTCTGATAGGAGGAAGCACGTG GTTCGCAGTGGGCATCGCGTACAAGTCGGCGCCAAAGCACGAGTGGGTGGGCAAGAACTCGGCCTCCTGGGTCCTGGCCCGCTGCAACAACTCGTGGGTGGCGCGTCACAACAGCAGGGAGGCGCCCATCGAGCCCCTGCCCCACCTGCGGCGCCTCGGCGTGCTGCTGGACTACGACTCCGGGTCGCTGTCGTTCCACGACGCCGTGGCCTCCCAGCACCTGCACACGTTCGACATAGACTTCGCTCAGCCAGCGTGCCCCGTGTTCAACGTGTGGAACCGGAGTCTGACGGTGCTCACGGGGCTGCCCATCCCGGACCACTTGGAGGGGACGGACTACAACTAG